CATGTAGCTTATATTGCATACCAATTAGAGGGTTCCATGGTGTCACTAGGTGCTGTTCAACATTAAAACGGCCGTTATCCACTTTACCGACAAGACTACCCAAACTACCAGTTAAACCAATATCAGTTAAATTACCTGATAATGATTGCTCTACATCTTGATACATAGCCCCCACCCACAGACGAAGTGGTGCGCCTAAACGATTAAAGTCATAACCAATACGTGGCGAAATAACAATGGAGCTAATCGTGCCATCAATAACATTAAGCTCAGTTTCCGTATAACTGGCATCTGCTAAAGCAAATACATCTTTATACCCACCAGCTAATACAAAACCAGCGCCATAAAGTGTGCCATTTAAATCTAGGCGAAATGGCATTTTTATACCCGCCTCTTTACCAAACGGTTTAACATTAATCGTGGTTTCCGAATACCCTTTTAATTGACCTACGATTCCATACAAATTCAAAAAAGGAAAAAGCCAAACATCACCTCGTAATGTCAACACTTCACTCATTTGTTTGCCGTTTCCAATAGGTTCAATTTCCACTAAATCACTAATTTGGTGAGGTGGATTCCAAGGTAATAATGCAGGAATAGTTCCTTCAAAACCCACGCTATCTACTGAGATATCCTGAGTTTGTTTCATATAACTGATGTTTAAACCAAATGCTTCTGGTAAATCATAGCCACGAGCTTCTGCTTCATCTTTCCAAATAGGTAACGTAAAGGATTCTGCAAACAATGAAGATGAATAAGATAAGAATAACAAGCAAAGTACAGAAAGTGCTCTTTGCGACATAAAGACTCCAAATACTGAAGGAAAGTAATCCAAAAGCGGCTTCAGTTTTCGATGAATAATACTCTCCACCTTTTCATAATCAATCTTCTTTTACACTGATTTACAAATAGATGGAATCTGTATTAAAAACGAGAAACAACTGCGTTTTTTAGAATCAAATCACAGAATACTTCAAAGCAATCGATAGATACTAGCAATATTTTTAACAAATACCCACACACTCACAACATTTCACATTTAAAAAAAGGCGCTATACGCACCTTTTTTATTTGTCTTTATCGTTTGTTTTTTCCACGATTTGCGTGAATCTTTAATTTTGCTTTCATTTTTCGTTTATCTGAAGAACGGCCGCGACTCTGTCTTGGACGATCTTCTTTTAATGGCGCATTCGGATCGGGTTCATATCCTTGTAACCACTCTTGTGGTAGACGTGTATCTAATAACGTTTCGATTGCCTTTAATAAATACTCTTCGTCCATACTCATTAAAGAGATAGCTTTACCCGTATGCCCAGCTCTACCCGTACGTCCTATACGATGTACATAATCTTCTGCTTTAAATGGCAATTCATAGTTAATTACGCATTCAAGTTGTTCTATGTCTAAACCCCGAGCAGCAACGTCTGTTGCTATTAATGCACGAACCTTACCTGTCTTAAACTCTTCTAAAGCTCTCAGGCGTGCTCCTTGGCTTTTATCTCCATTAATAGAAGCGGCTTTTATCCCATCTTTTTTTAGCTCTTTTACTAACTCGTCAGAGCCTTGTTTGGTTTTAGTAAAGACCAACACTTGCTGCCAATTACGAGAACCAATTAAATAAGCCAATAGTTCACTCTTACGATGTTTATCTACTGGATAAACCATCTGCTCAACCGTATCAGCAGTACTGTTCGTTGGAGTCACCTGTACTTCTTTAGGCTTATTAAGCATGTAATAAGCTATTTCTCTTACTTTTTTACTGAAAGTTGCAGAGAAGAACAGAGTTTGACGTTCATCAGGCATTTTACGCAGAATCTTTTTAATATCAGGAATAAAGCCCATATCTAACATACGGTCAGCTTCATCTAACACTAAATACTCAGCTTGATTTAAGGTGATAGTTTTTATATGCAGATGGTCTAACAAACGCCCTGGTGTTGCGATTAATATATCTGCCCCACCAAGCAAGTTTTCTTTTTGTACATTAATACTTGTACCGCCATATGCCACTACAACCTTTAATTCGGTATTTTGAGTGTAACTTACCAAACTATCAAAAACTTGTTGTGCTAATTCACGAGTAGGCGTAAGAATTAAGCTTCGCACCACTTTGGATTCTTCATGACGTTCAATTGGACTTTCAATCAAGCGTTGGATCAGTGGCAGACCAAATGCTGCTGTTTTACCAGTGCCTGTTTGTGCTCCAGCCAGTACATCATGTCCTTGTAATACCAGTGGAATAGCTTGTTTCTGAACGGGAGTTGCTTCTTTAAAACCTAATTCTGCAACCGTTGTTAGGATTTGTTCTGTTAATCCTAGAGACGCAAATGACATGATGAACCTATGCATAGACAATAATGGTGGCTGATTGTAGCAAATCATTCATATTAACCCTACGGTAAGTCACCATCATTTATGCATTTATTTTCTAAACATAAAAAATCCAGTGTACTTTGCAGGCACACTGGATTGATTAGGAAAGTAATGGATTTAATCAATAAAGATTATAGGTAATAACGAGCACCTAACATCCATTTATTATCTTCTTTATTATTGTAATCGTTACCTAGATCAACTTGGTAACCGGTAAAGCCAACGAACTTCTTAGTGAAATTGTATTCTGCTTGAATTGCAGAGGTGCTATAAACGGTTTTACTTGCATCATTATCCACCACTGATTCATAGTTTAAGCTTAGGTTTAAGCTGTTATCTAGAGCATAAGCAATTAACGCTTCGTATGCTGAACTGTCTTCAATTAGAGATTTTATTGGTGATGCATCACTGTTCATGTTTTCATTCATCGCATAAACACCTGCTACATATAAACCTGAACCATATGTGCCATATGTGCCACTTATTACGTGTGATTCAGAAGTTACCGCTTGGCTACCAAGTCCATAATTCACGTCACCCGTATTGTATGCATAGTTAGCAGAGAAACCTGCAATACGATAATTTAATGCAACCTGTCCACGGTTACCATAATCATTCGTTACTGCAACCGTTCCGTCAATCGTATCTGATTTACGTCCTTGCCAACCAGCAGCTAGACCTAATTTTCCGGCATCACCTAGCTCAAACATTTTGCCATAGCTCAGCATTTCTTCTGCACGGCCAGTACCTAAATTACCATGATCTTCATAAATAAAATCATTCGCAAAAGCAATCGGCATATCCGCTACGCCAGCAACACTGTAATAAGGAGCCCATTGTGTACCAGCAACCATACGACCAAAATCATTATGAGTAACACCAATGTAGCCAAGACGAGTGGTAAATGCGTTTTCACCACCATCTAAATAATTTAGCGCCCATTCACCTTTTGCGTCGGCAACGAAACCATTGCCTAAATCGTGTGTAGCATTAAAGTTGATACGTGGAGAAACGGCAGTTAAACCTGTATCCCCTTCATCAGATCCTTCAAGAGCAACAGATACATGTCCGCCAATATGAAATGTTGTTCCATCTTCATTATACAATTCAACAGCAACCGCATTTGAAGAAGCAGTGATAATAGCTAAGGCAAGCAATTTTTTGTTCATTCTAATTTCCATTTAATGATGTCTATTTTTTGGTTCATTGCTAAACCAGACAGTTACGCAACAATTTAAAAACAAGATAAACGATAACTAAAAACAAACGGAATCAAACATTAACAAAAAACACAATAAAAAGTAAATCATCAATAGATCATATTGATAATTAAAGATAAAGAAGAAGTACAGCTAATGTGTCTAAATATTTTCTTAGTATTTTTTTAACCTTTTTTTAGTTTTAAATACGAAACTTTCGTATGCGAACGATGAAAGATTAACCAATTAGAAACAATTTATGCTGGATGCATGGATATAATGAATACGAGAATTATCAAAAAACAACTTGATAGATAAAATGCCAGTTAGTCACTAGCATTTATTCATAATTAATTGTGAAGGTTTGTAGAGGAAAGAGCTAAAGCATCATGTCCACTTAACGCTTGATATGGACGCAAACCAAATAACGGCATAATAGAATATATATGATCAAAAATATCGGCTTGAACACTTTCATAAAACA
The window above is part of the Aliivibrio fischeri ATCC 7744 = JCM 18803 = DSM 507 genome. Proteins encoded here:
- a CDS encoding DEAD/DEAH box helicase; translated protein: MSFASLGLTEQILTTVAELGFKEATPVQKQAIPLVLQGHDVLAGAQTGTGKTAAFGLPLIQRLIESPIERHEESKVVRSLILTPTRELAQQVFDSLVSYTQNTELKVVVAYGGTSINVQKENLLGGADILIATPGRLLDHLHIKTITLNQAEYLVLDEADRMLDMGFIPDIKKILRKMPDERQTLFFSATFSKKVREIAYYMLNKPKEVQVTPTNSTADTVEQMVYPVDKHRKSELLAYLIGSRNWQQVLVFTKTKQGSDELVKELKKDGIKAASINGDKSQGARLRALEEFKTGKVRALIATDVAARGLDIEQLECVINYELPFKAEDYVHRIGRTGRAGHTGKAISLMSMDEEYLLKAIETLLDTRLPQEWLQGYEPDPNAPLKEDRPRQSRGRSSDKRKMKAKLKIHANRGKNKR
- a CDS encoding porin — translated: MNKKLLALAIITASSNAVAVELYNEDGTTFHIGGHVSVALEGSDEGDTGLTAVSPRINFNATHDLGNGFVADAKGEWALNYLDGGENAFTTRLGYIGVTHNDFGRMVAGTQWAPYYSVAGVADMPIAFANDFIYEDHGNLGTGRAEEMLSYGKMFELGDAGKLGLAAGWQGRKSDTIDGTVAVTNDYGNRGQVALNYRIAGFSANYAYNTGDVNYGLGSQAVTSESHVISGTYGTYGSGLYVAGVYAMNENMNSDASPIKSLIEDSSAYEALIAYALDNSLNLSLNYESVVDNDASKTVYSTSAIQAEYNFTKKFVGFTGYQVDLGNDYNNKEDNKWMLGARYYL